The nucleotide window GGGGACAGCCTCAACTTCTATGGCGTATATAAGATTGGGAGTGCAATGTCACATTTGTCAGTGACTGGAGGAACAGGCAAGTATAAGAATGCTGTTGGAATTGCACAGTTGCGAGGACTCATTCCACCTGGTCAGCATGCCACAGACGGTGCAGAAACATTATTGAGGATAATTGTCCATCTAAAATACTAAGAATATTATATAACTGGATTAAATGTGGGATTCCTCGCGCAAAAATGAGTGTGGTCATGATTTCCAATTTCTATTTGTTAACGCCAGATGTACTAAATGTTTCCGATAGAAAAGGTGATGGAATATAGCATTTGATTCCCACAAGGAAGAAATATCATGAATGGACTCCTCTGTGTAACcagaaaaaaaaattggaaaaagGGAAATTTGTTGGCATATCTAGGTTGGAAATCtaaaatcataaaattttttGCAAAACAAGAAGAATAAATTTTCAGTTCTTAGGACTTCCATGAAAATTCCAATTAGGTTCATCGACTATACGGCCTGATAGGCAGGCTAGATAGAGTAAAAATTGTAAACTGTAACTTTGTGAAGGTTGAGCTTTTCTGGAACAGCAAACTAATGTGTGTGATGACAAACCAAAGAGGCAAATTCTCTGTTGACTATATGCCTGCAAGAACTGGTAATACCACATCTATGCTAGGAACATCTGATTATCTCTCCCCACTAATTTAATGATCAATGATCACAGCAAACAAAAATCATGGATTCTTGCAATAATATTTCATAAAATTAGTATAACAGTGAGCCTATAATTGCCTGGCAAAAGTTTTGTCACAGTGGAAATGGTATGGATTGATCACATTATATTCTCACTTGCTAAACGAGCAATATTTGATCAAATAGGTCTGGTCATTTGGATTAATTAGTAGTATTCTCGCTCAATATTTGATCACTATTATATTAGTTGTTGACATACCATTTGTACAGAGCTCCTACAGAATCATTACAGGCTGGTAATCTTTGTATGCGAAAGCAGAGCAACTTGATCAAGACTATAAAGGGAATCAATCAAGTGCATCCGCAATGAAGCTGGTCCTTTGGCCATGTTCATTCCCAATTCACCAGCAATACCAAATATGGAAAATGCTGAAGCTGTTGCTTCCAAAGCATGTAATGGATCAACAGCAACAAAAGCTGCAATGAGGGCTGTGACTGCACATCCTGTTGCTGTGATTTTCTGCATCATGGGCACCCCATTATGAGCACCAACAACTCGGTTTCCATCTGTGATGATATCAACAGCACCTGAAACTGCAACTATGGCACCACTTGCTTGAGCCAAAGACTTTGCTGCTTCCATTGCATCCGTTGACTCATGGGAGCTGTCTACCCCCTGGAACACGAAAcccatttatgaaattaaaaatataacaagatagaaccaattaaaaaaaaaaattgcaagcaTCCCAAATTAAACTGTGAAAATTGACATGAAAAGTTGCTATCTTTACAATTATAAGTGCAAATATCAAACATCGATCATTAATACCTTGGAGGCGCCGAGAGAAGCCTTAAATAGCGCGATGATCTCCGACCCATTTCCCCTAATGACAGTGGGCTTCATACCCACGAGCTCCAAGCAAGCGTTCAACCGGAAACCAGAAGCTCCGGCAGCAACGGGATCAAGAACCCAAGGCTTCCCGAATTTATTGGCCAACACCACGGCTGCTTTCATGGCTGGTAGCCAGTCAGAGGAAAGAGTGCCAACGTTGATACAGAGGGAACGAGCATGAGGAGTGAAGTCGGGAATTTCTTCAATGGAGTGGATCATAGCCGGGGATGCACCAGCAGATAGGAGAGTGTTGGCCATCAAATCCATAGAAACAAAGTTGGTGATGCACTGAACAAGCGGTGATTGGTCCCGGAGTTTCGAGAGTAGGTTCCATGCTCTCGAAGGCCAGTCTTCTATGGAATTGGGTCTCGTTTCCATGCTTGAGGTTGAGGCTATCCTCTCCGGCTCTTCCCCTGTATTCTTCCCTATCATACTTCAACTTGTTGGGGCCAGGAGCTGGCGTTTTCGTTATTAATAGAATATATTTaggtttctttctttctttctttctttcttttgatGTTCTGAAAATGTCAACATAAATTAATTCCAATTAAGTTAtattaaatgtaataaaatataaaCTTATTAAAATATATTGGTAAAAGTAAATCAATCATTGGGCACATTTATTGATctccttttaaaaaattaaaatgaaatgacCTTTACACCTAAAAAGATTGGTGGCTTTTTTCTTTTCTAATGGAGAATTTTGTAACTTTTCCCCCTTAGTTTCATGctgatttttttttatgtattttaaattttGGATATATATTTATGATTTCAGTTGTGATTCCATTTAAAAATTTCACacccattaaaataaaaaaaaatagatataTGATAATAAATTTGTGAAAAGTGAACTttctaaaaataataaacaatTTAAACTAAACAAGACCTTAGCTAGAATATGTGCAGGATAATTTCCATAACGCGATATATGGTGGATTCCTTGCTTGCATTACACTTCCAGAATGAATATGTCACATATCACCCCATTTGATGTAGATGGCTCAATTTTGTACTCCATAAGTTTGTGTATGATTTCCACCATATGACAGTACAACTCATTGACATTTTTGCAGAGTCCCATGTAAGAAAGCACTTcaaatttgctttttttttttccagcaaTCTTGCTTGAAGGCCACAGTGTTGCTTTGGGCACTTCAAATTGCTCGTTTTGAAACAATAATCAAAGCATAACACTGATACTGACAACACCAAGTACCTCAAAAATTCTCAGGGCTATCATCCAATTGTTTCTCGTCTTCTATATCTACCTCCAAAATTTCCTGATAGGCAAGAAGAAATCACACGCTACCCCATGACTAAAACTTCACCATAGTTGACATTCCTGACTAAAGTTAAAGCTGCGAAAACAGTAACTTACAGGGATTCTTTGCTTCAAATAATTGCCAAGTCTCGCAAGAACTGTGGAACGTTTATGCCAAAATCGACCTTTGAGGCTTATCTTCACAAAGGGTCCATCCAATTCAGCAAGCTCAGCTTGTCCTACCACATGTTTAATTTTTAACCTTTATATAATTTTACCACATTTCTGTAACAATAAATTGCAAGAGAAATGAAGTCCATAAAGACTAATGAGGAATCACCTGTCATGCCAACTGAAGTGTCAAAAAGCTGTCCAAACTGCAATGTACGCACCATTTTCAGACATATATTTAATTAAGCATATAATCTttcattaaggaaaaatttagtaGTTAACTATGGTAAAGCAAGTGCCCAAGAAAAGGATTCTTACCTCGAGTCTAGCATCAGCTAAGACCTGTCTAACGTTGTCTTCTGTCAAATCAAGGGGTGGCAGCCGCACTCCTCCTCCTGCTGCCGCTGCTACTATTGTCAGTGATGCGGATTTTCTATGACTTCTTGTATTGGATCTCAAAAGTGGCAGCATTTCCAGTTTAAGTGATGAACTTCTCCTTGGCTTTTCTTTGTGGTCCTTTGTTGATCGAGATTGGATATAAGAGGAGACATTGAAATTCCAAGAACGGAGTCCCAGTGCTGGTATAGTAGGTATTTGATAATGGTTGCCATGGAGAAACAGCAGCTCTCTTGACATCTTCACTGAGGTCTCAAGCTTCCCTTCCTACCTGCAAAATGTAATCATAATTGCATAAAAATGGAACTGGATAAGAGTCGTGGCAATTTCTGAACCACCCAGTTGGATAGGTGGTGTGTTCCTGCGACACCTAATAAGTCGCTTTCAATTTCAAGCATTCAAGGAAAATTTGCATGCAACTGTATATTAAGGTTttctattattaatttattattttaatttagtaaTATAATTCCACGTTATATTAAGCTTGAAATGTTTAGTATTCTCAGGAAAAAAAATTGGAATCGTTTATATATTATCGTACGctaattttccatttagattaagttgtggatagaaaaaaaaaattcaacttaaattttcaatttaaatttctttggaGTTTTAATGAAAATTAACAAACCATCAATTATTCTTCAAATAAATCTATACAAATTTCAATTATGAGAATAAAATGTTAGATTTTGAGCAAGCATAAATTTGAGAAAATTATATAGATAATATctcaatataaaaatatataacaataagctatttaaacttttatttgtaatataaaactcttttatcttaatttaagtaatataaaatttttaatctagtaataagtttttatgttatttttattgAAATGATACTTATtagattaaaaatattatattttttctttattaatttgagaattatcatgaaaaaaatgtttaattgttTTCTCTTTATTTACAATTCTTATGATCTAATTTGCATATATCAATATTTCAACGACCTATAACTTATTTACTTGAAACTTTCAATTcatgaaaatattattttttaaatttgatagaTAACACgtcaatataaataatttaaaaaccaTGTCACATTGAGTTTTGtgttaattaaattgaaaatagatgattttattttataaattaaaatttaaatactttattATTACATGTCACTAAATTGAGGTACTATCTATATAATTTACCTACATAAATTTCAATAGTCATATGGTTGATCAACTGTTATTATAATCAATTTTACTCATATGTAAAAGATAATGTGAAGCAAAGATGGTGAAATTTGcatcctaaaaaaaaaattagtgaaaTTGGCTTCCTTAACACCTTGTTTGGATAGGTGGAAAGGGGAGAGAGGAAAATAACAGCAGGAAAATAAAGTTGACATGATATTTTTCCTTGTttggaaagaaaaaggaaaataagAAGGGAGAAGAAAATTTGTCATATTTTCCTCTAGTTATTTTCTCTCCAATTTggagagaaaataagaaatcaaagtgTTAAAATAgcttattttatcattttttatttttcaccctctatttttttttacttatctaaatataaaaagagaaaataagtaatgaaaaataagaaaaaatttccTTCTTTGATTCTCCTTCCTCCCTAATTGTTTATCCAAACAGAGTGTAAAAGAAAAGATAGTGCAATTTGCAACAGAGCATATCTTCTTCTAAAGGAAGGGAAAATGTGTAGAGGGCTTGATGAATATAGCCAGACGTTCCAGCTTGGCATTTTCTTTACTTCATCTTGGTTTCAGGAACAGAACCAGCCATTAACAAGATCGCTTCTGTTTATGTCCTCAGTGTTGAAAGTCATAGAATAATACTGAGAGTGGCAGTATCTTATTCACAACACCTGTTTAATTAAGCGACTGAAAATTTTTTCAAAACCCATCTCTCCATCTAAAGTTCTCTAATATGTAATGCTTCCAATAGCGCACAACATAACATACACTGATCCATCCTGACTTGAGTTTTTGAAGTGTGAAAAGCCTGTGTTAGACAACTTCATGTCCATGGTGCATTTCAGGCTCCTTTTTGTCTACTTTCTTCTCTAGCAACTAATGATGTCTGATGATCAAAGGCGCAGTGCTCCATTATGGTTGCactaaaaatttctaaattccccATGAATTTATTAGAAAACTCCAAAAAATGTGGCAACAGCGAAAAGAAGGAAAAGCATTCCACCCGAGTAGCCAACCTGAATGAAAGATGAGAGTGTGTTGCATGGAAAAATAACACAAAAGCTCTGATGCTCAAGAGTGGTGATTCAAAACTCATGGCTCTTACCAGTTTTTCTGAAATATAGTTGGCAAGAAAAGCTCCTCCTAGAATTGCAATAGATGTTGCAACCAGGTGTCCAGCAATAGCTCCAGTTGCCACACCCCATGGAGACTGTAGAAAATGTAAAAAGACAAAATTGTTTTCTGAGAAATTTTGGATCATTGAGAAAATAAATAGTTATGGTACAATCAGAAGTTTATGCAATTAAACCTGAGCAGCACCAAGAGCAATTGTCGCAAGCATTGAGCGATCTCCCCATTCCTGTAAGCAATTACATGATAAAATCGGAACATGAACCCCAACATATAAAACAAACTAATTTCAACTATTTCATGGcaaaattgtatattattgttgtGAATAGATATCACAATGGAAGTTCTATCTAATTTATTAACTTAATACATAAGAAAGCAAACAGAAGGAAAACAAAGAGATTTATTTCTTGAACTCAAGACACACTTGTTGCTAAAACAGGGACAAAAAGATACTTACAGCAAAGAATACAAGGCTGAATGACTTCCAGACAATCTCGAATGGATTTGTGAGCCTTCTTGAGACCTGAAAACATGAAGAAAGAAGCATCAGCCATTATGAAATTTTGGAAACCTCCACACAAACATGCAAATCAGCACAAAATAAAATCTTCCAATACCAAAATCACTGAACAAAGAGTACCATGCATAAATCTTCACAATCCAGTGATGGATACATGAACTATCAAACTTGTAAGAAATAATTCTGAAGGTAAGGCTCCCAAGTTAGAGAAATTACCTTTTCTTTCACAAGTTCCTCAGCTTCAGCATATTCATCAAGTTCAGGACCGCTCTTCTCACCACTTTTAACTTCATTTGATGGAAGATCCCATGCATCTTTTATTGATTTGAGTCCAAAGAACATTAGAAGAGTTACAGCTGCATATTCTCCAATTGGAAGGGCTGTTCACATATcaagaaaataagagaaacatCAAGATTCAGTATGAACTATATAGCTGTTGTCCTAGTCAGAAAGATCATAACTTCAACAACATGCATTCAGGATCAAAAAGCACTTCTGATTTATAGATCAAGATCTACGAATAAACATAAACCATCTAATTTGTTCATTAGACATAGCGCATGTCATACATGCGAATCTTAACTCATTTTATTATCCCCTGCACTTTCCACTGCAAATCATGCTGTGTGGAAACCACTTTAAAGCATAAAAGCAAACCATGGTCATAATTAGAGATGACACAAACTATAACTTACTCGTTTGGAACTGAGAAGGCACTGAATGAAATATCCGTCCAATTACAACTGACAAGATTGTCATAAGTGAAAGAGCACCCATTGATCCCAGAAGAACCTTGTCAAATATTTAATACATAGTGAAAACCATTAGTCCCAAACGTATCAACAAAATATCTGTCACGTATAGGAGGAGAAAGTTTAGAAATAGAAAAGAAGAGTAGTTGTTTTGGGAGGGAAAAAAACTGTTAGTTTGTTGAGAAGTTGTTATAGCTGTTGAAATTAGTCAATGACAGTTATtaaataatactataaataattgtCATTCATGTAATTGAGATTCATTCTGGAATCAATAAAATCTCAGACTTCTTCTCTCtaaatttcttctctctcttaTTCTAATTCTCAtccctatctctctctctctctctcttctctttctcctTTCTGCCTATATTCTTCTAAACTCTCTGTAGTCAGTAGTAACCCTTAATTCTAGGTAACTActgacaaattggtatcagagccaagttCCTGTGGAGGGCTTTGATCCAGATCAGTACCAAGGGTGTCAAGAGATGCCTAGGAGTCAAGTGGTGAATCAAGAAACTGTCAGAATGGAAGAGCTGGAAGAAAAGGTGCGCAATTGGCAAGAAACTGCCGAGAGGAAGCTAGATCTGAAAATGGAAAAAATGGAGCAGAAATTAGATGATATGGGAAAAAAAATAATGGATGAGATGAAAAAAATGATGTGTGGGTTCTTTAATGAAAGGAATAAGGAAGTTGAGGTGAATAGTGAACATGAAGGACAGGGAAGTAAGGGGATCTTGCCCAATCCTCCCAAGAAAACTGCTAAGGATCAATTCAGTACATCCTTTGCAGTAAACATTGATGATAATACAAGAATTTTGCCCAAGATTGAGTTGGTGACCTGTGATGGTAGTGAGCCTAGGGTTTGGCTTAGAAAGTGTGAAAAGTATTTTGAGATTTACAAGGTTCCTAAGGAGCAACGTGTGGGAATTGCTAGTCTCTTCTTGATTGATAAGGGAGATTCTTGGTTTCAAAATTGGAGTAAAGGGAAAAGTGAAATGCTGTGGAATGAATTTGAGAGGGCATTATGTGCTAGATTTGGGGAAGAAGGAATGGAAGATGTTGTGGAGGAATTTATGAAGACAAGGCAGATTGGGAATGTAATGGAGTATCAGGATAAATTTGAGGAGATGAGAATAAAGATGGAGAGGGTTATGCCTTATCTTGAAGAGGGATATTTTCTGTCAGCCTTCATAGGAGGATTAAGGGATGAAATCCGTCCTATGGTAAGGATTGTTAGGCCTGCATCCCTTTCTCATGCATTTGAGAttgcaaaatttcaagaacaattACTAGAAAGCAACAAGAAGTCCACTTATCCCTCAAGATCCTACGCTGGTAATTTCAGATCTCAAACTTCAACTTATAACCCTTCCTTTAGAACCTCTCAATTACATCAGAATTATCCTCAATTGACAAAACCCCCAAACAATGAAGCTAAACCTAATTTCACAGTCTCTAATCCAAAACAATCTCAGTCTGTCACTTTCAGCAATGCAACCAATTCTTAAGCCTTTAAAACACCTATATCCACAAAACCTAACAACCAAACAAATGTGAGACAGCCCAAACCCTGTTACAGATGTggagaaaaatattttccagggcatGTGTGCAAGCAAAAGACTGTTATGGCTTTATGTGGGAGTGATTCAAGTAGGGAGGAATGGATTGAGCAAGGAAATGAGGAGATTGAAAGGGAAGGCAACATTGAAGTTCAGCAATGGGAAGATGTGTTGGGTAGTATGGAGGAGGAGATGACACTTTCCCTTAATGCCATTGAAGGGAAGTTGGGGACTAAAACTATTAAGGTGAAAGGTCAGTATTTGAATAGAGAGCTGCTGATTTTAATTGACAGTGGTAGCACCCATAGCTTTATTGATGCTAGAGTGGCTAGGGAATTAAAGCTACCTATAGTCCAAACTTCTGCAGTACCTATTTCTGTAGCTGATGGcagaaaattaatttcaaattgcacttgTTTTGAATTTCCTTGGAAGGTGGGAAAGCATAGATTTGTGTTTGATCTCAAATTGTTGGAGCTGGGGAGTTTTGATATTATATTGGGAGTAGATTGGATGAGGACTACTAGTCCAGTTTTATTTGACTTTGTAAACTCTAGAGTCACTTTCAAGAAGAATGGGAAGGAGATCACATTGTATGGGATCAATGATAAAGCTGTTACTTGTAAGATGTTGCAATGTGAAGACATTAATAAGATGTGGCAGAGGAAGGGGAAGGATTTCCAAAACCCTCAATTTTATATTGAAGTGCCACTATTGCAACCACAACCAGCAGAGCATTCTGAGTTACCTAAGCTCTTTTCTGTGACAGCTGCAATTTCAGGTAATTCTTCTACAGATTATAATGAAATTCAAGGATTACTTGATAAATATAAAGATCTGTTTGAGGAGCCTAAGACATTGCCTCCTTTTAGAAACCATAATCACTCCATACCATTGCAGCCAAATACACAACCTATTAGTGTGAGACCTTATAGGTATCCACATTTCCAAAAGGCAGAAATAGAGAAGTTGGTATCTGAAATGTTGGCTAATGATGTTATTCAGCCTAGTACTAGTTCATATTCTTCACCTGTGTTGTTggttaagaaaaaggatggtacttgGAGGTTTTGTGTTGATTATAGGAAGTTAAATGATCTCACAATCAAGGATAAGTTTCCAATACCTATGATTGATGACTTACTTGATGAGTTACATGGGGCTGCTGTGTTTTCTAAAATAGATTTGAGAGCTGGTTACCATCAAATCAGAATGGAGCTCATTGATATTCCCAAGACTGCCTTTAGGACACATCATGGCcattttgagttcaatgttatgcCATTTGGTCttacaaatgcaccagcaacctTCCAAGCTCTCATGAATCATATTTTTCATCCTTTTCTAAGGAAATTTGTTTTGGTTTtctttgatgatatattggtctatagcCCAAACATTTCTACTCATGTCAAGCATTTGGAGGCGATATTTCAAGTTCTAAGGCAGCAAAGGTTGTATGCTAAGATGTCTAAGTGTGCTTTTGCTCAAAGACAAGTTGAGTATTTGGGGCATGTCATATCTGGAAATGGGGTGGCTACTGATCCTAATAAAATCAAAGCTATGGTGACTTGGCCTGTGCCACAGAATGTTAAAGAATTGAGAAGTTTTCTTGGCCTCACTGGTTATTATAGAAAATTTATCCATCACTATGGCTCTATTAGCAAACCACTGACTGAATTGTTAAAAAAAGATTCATTTCGTGGAATTCAGACTCAAGGTGCTTTTGATCACCTTAAAATTGAAATGTCTCATGCTCCGGTCCTTTCACTTCCTGATTTTACAAAGCCTTTCATTGTCGAAACAAATGCTAGCGCTTTTGGTATAAAGCGATCTTTGCAACAGTGAGGACATCCAATTGCTTTCATTTCAAAGGCATTGGGACCAAGAAATAATGGTTTATCTGTCTATGAGAAGGAATTATTGGCTATTACATTTGCTGTTACTAAGTGGAGACACTATTTGGAGCAAGGGCAATTTTATATTAAAACAGATCATGAGTCTATAAAATTCCTCTTGGAGCAGAGGCTACATACTAACTTGCAGCAAAAAGGCATTTCCAAATTATTAGGGTTGGATTACAAGATCTTGTATAGAAGAGGGGTAGAGAATAAAGTGGCTGATGCTCTTTCTAGGATACCATTGAGGGAAGCAGAGCAGAAATCTACTTGTACTGTCATTACAGTCATCCAGCCTGCTTGGATAAATGAATTGATAGCCAGTTATGAAGGGGACAGTCAAATTGGGCAATTATTGGCTCAATTAGCTATTGATAATAGCTCTCATCCTGGTTATAAATGCAAAAAAGGGATATTATACTTTAAAGGCAGGCTGTTTGTGGGCCCTGCTACTTCACTTAGACAGAAATTACTGGCCATCTATCATGACTCTCCTATGGGAGGACATTCTAGTATTCACCCTACTTACTTGAGGCTGAAAAGACATTTTTTCTGGCCAGGTCTTGTGCAGGATGTGATCCAATGGGTTAAGAAGTGTGATGTGTGTGCCAGGTGTAAAAGTGACCATAGCCTGCCTGGTGGTTTATTACAACCACTACCAATCCCCACACAAGCCTGGCAACATATTTTAATGGATTTTATTGAGCAATTGCCTAGGTCTGAAGGCAAGGATGTTATTTTGGTAATTGTGTAGAATGACTAAGTATGGGCATTTCTTGGCTGTCTCTCATCCATACACTGCTGCTTCTATTGCTAAAGTGTTTCTCAGTCACATTTACAAGCTTCATGGACTGCCTCTTTCCATTGTATCCGATAGGGACAAAGTTTTCACAAGTCTCTTTTGGAAAGAGTTATTCATGTTGTCTGGGACTTCATTGCATTACACTACTGCCTATCATCCTCAATCTGATGGGCAGACTGAGAGGTTAAATCAATGTTTAGAATGTTATTTGAGGTGTATGACACATAATTTGCCTGCTGCTTGGAACAAATGGTTACCATTAGCTGAGTGGTGGTATAACAGTACTCACCATAGCAGCCTCAAGATGAGTCCctttgaagctttatatggctatCACCCTCCTGAAATTCATTTTCCCTTTCCTGATTCCACTCCTGTCTGTGTCATTACTAATTTACTTCAGAGAGACAGCATATGACAGAAATTATACAAGAGAATTTAACTAAGGCCCAAAGATAGAATGAAACAAAGAAGCAGATAAGAAAAGAGCGGAAAAAGAGTTCCAGGTTGGAGATTGGGTATATTTGAGGTTGCAGCCCTACAGACAAGTTTCCATTGCAGTTAGAAGGTCACTCAAGTTATCAGCAAGGTATTATGGGCCATTTCAGATAGTCGCTAAAGTGGGTGCAGTGGCTTATAAGCTGCAATTACCTACTTCCTCTACTGTTCATCCAGTTTTTCATGTTTCCTTGTTGAAAAGGAAGGTAGGGGACAATATCACTCCAATCTTGGACCTTCCAGCTTTACAAGAAGATCATACTTGGGAAGTGCATCCAGAGAAGCTGTTGCATATTAGAACTATTGAAAGAAATGGGATTCCAATTTTGCAGGGCTTAGTTAAATGGCTGCATttcagtgaagaagatgcaacttgGGAGGACCAGTCATTTTTGCAAGCTCAGTTTCCATCATTTAAACCTTCTTGGGGTCAAGAAGGTTCTAAAGGGAGGGAAATTGTCACGTATAGGAGGAGAAAGTTTAGAAATAGAAAAGAAGAGTAGTTGTTTTGGGAGGGAAAAAAACTGTTAGTTTGTTGAGAAGTTGTTATAGCTGTTGAAATTAGTCAATGACAGTTATTAAATAATACTATAAATAGTTGTCATTCATGTAATTGAGATTCATTCTGGAATCAATAAAATCTCAGACTTCTTCTCTCtaaatttcttctctctcttaTTCTAATTCTCAtccctatctctctctctctctctcttctctttctcctTTCTATCTATATTATTCTAAACTCTCTGTAGTCAGTAGTAACCCTTAATTCTAGGTAACTACTGAAAATATCTTCATATACAGACACTGAAAAAGAAATCTATGAAATAAAAAGAAATCTATGAAATAAAACTATCAACCTAAAAAGTTATTGCCAAAAGGACTACAATTGATTGTAAAGCATTGAGATTCTACATGAATATCctcaatattaatttttttttctttctcaagggCTGACCCCAAACCAACAAATAAACTTGTAACTGAAATAAGAAGATTCGCTAAAAAATTCTGTGAAAATAAGCTAGACAAAATTAGAAAAATGACTAATCAAGGAAATGAGCAAGAAAGGATCTATGTCATTGACTTTGATCAGTCCATTGCACTCTCTCTGGACTTCAAAGAGACATCCTTGAGAAGCTTTCCTGTAGTAAGGACACAGACCAAAGGTGCTGAACGGAAAAGGGATGAA belongs to Hevea brasiliensis isolate MT/VB/25A 57/8 chromosome 4, ASM3005281v1, whole genome shotgun sequence and includes:
- the LOC110662149 gene encoding hydroxyethylthiazole kinase; the encoded protein is MIGKNTGEEPERIASTSSMETRPNSIEDWPSRAWNLLSKLRDQSPLVQCITNFVSMDLMANTLLSAGASPAMIHSIEEIPDFTPHARSLCINVGTLSSDWLPAMKAAVVLANKFGKPWVLDPVAAGASGFRLNACLELVGMKPTVIRGNGSEIIALFKASLGASKGVDSSHESTDAMEAAKSLAQASGAIVAVSGAVDIITDGNRVVGAHNGVPMMQKITATGCAVTALIAAFVAVDPLHALEATASAFSIFGIAGELGMNMAKGPASLRMHLIDSLYSLDQVALLSHTKITSL
- the LOC110662151 gene encoding uncharacterized protein LOC110662151, encoding MSRELLFLHGNHYQIPTIPALGLRSWNFNVSSYIQSRSTKDHKEKPRRSSSLKLEMLPLLRSNTRSHRKSASLTIVAAAAGGGVRLPPLDLTEDNVRQVLADARLEFGQLFDTSVGMTGQAELAELDGPFVKISLKGRFWHKRSTVLARLGNYLKQRIPEILEVDIEDEKQLDDSPENF
- the LOC110662152 gene encoding protein PAM71-homolog, chloroplastic; the encoded protein is MQGPSLQRTPFISRGKPPLLALVDSLPSFASISRKPISSSLRYREISRLNSAFGTLRPQASNVSIGSGGYEGGEEQDNKKCSANGPSNDKSSEIVKPPSKIPYPLFVAIVLFGCALVVLLIAFVKGGPSSILAAIAKSGLTAAFTLIFVSEIGDKTFFIAALLAMQYEKGLVLLGSMGALSLMTILSVVIGRIFHSVPSQFQTTLPIGEYAAVTLLMFFGLKSIKDAWDLPSNEVKSGEKSGPELDEYAEAEELVKEKVSRRLTNPFEIVWKSFSLVFFAEWGDRSMLATIALGAAQSPWGVATGAIAGHLVATSIAILGGAFLANYISEKLVGYSGGMLFLLFAVATFFGVF